The bacterium genome window below encodes:
- a CDS encoding DNA translocase FtsK 4TM domain-containing protein: MSYWVEILKWVVYGIMGLLGLLAIFLILKTIFRILLKLRPQRRAELGRICLILVAVLIGLSLVAFNKRDYYNYENLTLSSLISLKLSELVVPNVLNKCGIVGAIVSLWLYKVLGISGYFIPIILLLWGILPSRYYGKLSLQSVFLIGIAVFICFLLSSLPQIGIRGITSSGGIVGDKLSILLTRYFGIGKWLIALAFVFGLLLTFDRFRKFMFRKPKMRTRVKLEKPVAVSLEEKISPVVKKVIVTKPFEPRRPVLDVSMFNELYLSKLHEPEPPSESESEKELQNKAKVIEQKFQEFEVFGKVTKIAPGPVITRYEYEPAPGIKVSKIESLADDIALSMKAPRIRIVAPVPGKAVIGIEVPNRKRDNVYLKEILASSAFTSIESKLGFALGKNIAGEPVCADIASFPHLLIAGATGSGKSVCINAMVASILYRVQPSELRFLMIDPKRLELPVYNGIPHLVRPVISDAKEALSALKEIIEWMEFRYREFAKAGVRDIDGYNQKALIPKPYILIIVDELADLMITAPRDIEATLTRLAQMSRAVGIHLVLATQRPSVDVITGLIKANFPARIAFQVASKTDSRTILDMNGAEKLLGRGDMLFIPPGKGIPERLHGAYISTQEAKEIANLWTESWLSELLHGKIEHSRELSRDITEQDLVESLIFKDVFPGAKERIELFAKESESRYGIVSDKIRDLLLELEYYPKLEEETLVFEAEEKIEEAEVAEGPDELFDEAKRLVVRRQVASVSLLQRHFKIGYARAGRIIDQLEKAGVIGPYVGSKSREVLIPRDEG; encoded by the coding sequence ATGAGTTATTGGGTAGAAATACTGAAATGGGTAGTTTATGGGATTATGGGGTTATTGGGCCTGCTTGCTATATTCCTGATCCTGAAGACCATATTTCGTATCCTGCTGAAACTAAGACCTCAGCGGCGTGCTGAGTTAGGTCGTATCTGTCTTATATTAGTAGCTGTTCTTATTGGGTTGAGTCTTGTCGCTTTTAATAAGAGAGATTATTACAATTACGAAAACTTAACTCTTTCATCTTTAATATCTCTAAAGCTCTCGGAGCTCGTAGTTCCGAATGTACTTAACAAATGTGGGATTGTAGGTGCTATAGTAAGTTTATGGCTTTATAAGGTATTGGGTATATCAGGTTATTTTATACCTATCATTCTATTACTTTGGGGCATTTTACCGAGTAGATATTATGGTAAGCTCTCTTTACAGAGTGTATTTTTGATTGGTATAGCTGTTTTTATATGTTTTTTGTTATCAAGTCTGCCCCAAATAGGAATAAGAGGTATCACCTCGAGCGGTGGTATTGTGGGGGACAAGTTATCAATTTTACTAACCCGTTACTTTGGGATTGGCAAATGGCTGATTGCATTAGCGTTTGTATTTGGTTTACTTTTGACATTTGATAGGTTTAGGAAGTTTATGTTTAGGAAGCCAAAAATGAGAACTCGTGTTAAATTAGAGAAGCCTGTTGCAGTTTCATTAGAAGAAAAAATATCCCCTGTTGTAAAAAAAGTAATAGTAACAAAGCCATTTGAGCCTCGTCGTCCAGTTTTGGATGTTTCAATGTTTAATGAGCTATATCTTTCAAAATTACATGAGCCTGAACCTCCATCTGAGTCTGAGAGTGAAAAAGAGCTACAAAATAAAGCAAAAGTTATTGAACAGAAATTTCAAGAGTTTGAAGTTTTTGGTAAGGTAACTAAGATAGCACCCGGTCCTGTTATTACCCGGTATGAGTATGAGCCAGCTCCCGGAATAAAGGTTTCTAAAATTGAATCACTTGCCGACGACATTGCTTTGTCAATGAAGGCGCCTCGAATAAGGATTGTCGCCCCTGTCCCTGGAAAAGCGGTGATTGGGATAGAGGTGCCAAATCGTAAGCGTGACAATGTTTATTTAAAAGAGATTTTGGCTTCCTCTGCTTTTACTTCCATAGAGTCAAAACTTGGTTTTGCCTTAGGTAAGAATATAGCTGGTGAGCCAGTTTGTGCTGATATTGCCAGTTTTCCTCATCTCTTAATAGCAGGAGCAACTGGGTCTGGCAAGAGTGTGTGTATAAATGCGATGGTAGCAAGTATATTGTATAGAGTACAACCCAGTGAGCTCAGATTTTTAATGATTGACCCCAAACGTTTGGAACTACCTGTGTACAACGGTATTCCTCATCTTGTAAGACCTGTAATCTCTGATGCTAAAGAGGCTCTGTCTGCATTAAAAGAGATTATAGAGTGGATGGAGTTTCGTTACAGAGAGTTTGCAAAGGCTGGTGTGAGAGATATAGATGGCTATAATCAGAAGGCGCTTATTCCTAAGCCCTATATTTTAATAATTGTAGACGAACTTGCCGACCTGATGATAACTGCGCCAAGAGATATTGAAGCCACTCTAACCCGCTTAGCACAGATGTCGCGTGCTGTAGGTATCCACCTTGTATTAGCAACACAGCGACCAAGTGTAGATGTAATCACAGGCTTGATAAAGGCAAACTTTCCAGCTCGTATTGCGTTTCAGGTAGCATCAAAGACTGATTCACGAACTATTTTAGATATGAATGGGGCTGAAAAGTTACTTGGTAGAGGTGATATGCTATTTATACCGCCTGGTAAGGGAATACCTGAGCGTTTACATGGTGCATATATATCCACTCAAGAAGCTAAGGAGATAGCTAATTTATGGACAGAGAGCTGGCTATCTGAGCTACTGCATGGCAAAATTGAGCATTCACGTGAGTTATCAAGAGATATAACAGAACAGGACTTGGTAGAGTCACTTATCTTTAAGGATGTGTTTCCGGGTGCAAAGGAGCGTATTGAATTATTTGCAAAAGAGAGTGAGTCAAGATATGGGATAGTGAGTGATAAGATTCGTGACTTACTTTTAGAGCTCGAGTATTACCCGAAACTTGAAGAAGAAACCTTGGTTTTTGAGGCTGAAGAAAAAATAGAGGAAGCCGAAGTTGCTGAAGGACCTGATGAATTATTTGATGAAGCCAAGCGACTTGTAGTCCGTCGTCAGGTGGCTTCAGTCTCTCTATTACAGCGTCATTTCAAGATAGGTTATGCACGTGCTGGTAGGATAATAGACCAGTTGGAGAAAGCTGGTGTTATTGGTCCATATGTGGGTAGTAAATCAAGGGAAGTGCTGATACCGAGGGATGAAGGCTAA
- a CDS encoding putative sugar nucleotidyl transferase: protein MKNKIYIYEDDGYSNFLPLVYLKPVFDLYCGLYTFRERVSKIYGKVPIPISRFDTPVISDGLFINGRAILHKELPGGDGDEVFVADNEVVGFRLQEVRHQITNYKLQNLKPPIKGEFLATLMKKLKPVKVDAQLIKYPWNIISYNKELISKDFKLMGIGQSSNIGVEQSINLIGKPANLYTGKDVKIEPGVFLNTECGPIYIDDGAILRPPSIIDGPCYIGKNSIIDGAKIRPGTTIGKVCRIGGEVDCSIFSDYSNKHHEGFVGHSFVGEWVNLGALTTTSDLKNTYGTIKLQITNCKSKIDTGLIKVGAFIGDHTKTGIGTLLDTGCIIGCFANIYGGGAFEKYIPPFSWGTKDKLVTYELKKALEVAKIVMARRGVNLSKEYVERIKAAFELTEKERR from the coding sequence GTGAAGAATAAGATTTATATTTACGAGGATGATGGGTATAGTAATTTTTTACCTCTTGTGTACCTAAAACCTGTATTTGACCTTTATTGTGGACTGTATACATTTAGGGAGAGGGTATCTAAAATATATGGTAAAGTCCCTATCCCTATCTCAAGATTTGATACCCCTGTAATCTCGGATGGTCTTTTCATTAATGGGAGGGCAATTTTGCATAAAGAGCTGCCAGGTGGAGATGGGGATGAAGTATTTGTAGCCGATAATGAGGTAGTGGGATTCAGATTACAAGAGGTGAGACATCAAATTACAAATTACAAATTGCAAAATTTAAAACCTCCAATAAAAGGTGAATTTTTGGCTACTTTAATGAAAAAACTTAAGCCTGTAAAAGTGGATGCGCAACTGATTAAGTATCCGTGGAATATTATCTCATATAATAAAGAGTTAATTAGTAAGGACTTCAAGTTAATGGGTATTGGGCAATCGAGCAATATAGGAGTTGAGCAATCAATAAATTTAATAGGGAAGCCAGCTAATTTATATACTGGAAAGGATGTAAAGATTGAGCCTGGGGTATTTTTGAATACAGAGTGTGGTCCAATATATATTGATGATGGTGCCATTCTACGACCACCAAGCATCATTGATGGTCCTTGTTATATAGGTAAAAATAGTATTATTGATGGTGCAAAAATACGGCCTGGAACCACAATTGGTAAAGTATGTAGGATTGGGGGTGAGGTTGATTGTAGTATTTTCTCAGATTATTCTAATAAACATCACGAAGGTTTTGTCGGTCATTCATTTGTAGGTGAATGGGTAAATCTTGGTGCTCTGACTACAACCTCAGACCTAAAGAATACTTATGGGACGATAAAATTACAAATTACAAATTGCAAATCTAAAATTGATACAGGTCTAATAAAAGTGGGTGCATTTATTGGTGACCACACGAAAACTGGGATAGGGACCTTATTAGATACAGGCTGTATTATTGGTTGTTTTGCAAATATCTACGGGGGAGGCGCTTTTGAAAAATACATACCACCATTTAGCTGGGGTACTAAAGACAAACTTGTAACATATGAGCTAAAAAAGGCATTAGAAGTGGCAAAGATAGTGATGGCACGGCGTGGAGTAAATTTGAGTAAAGAATATGTGGAAAGGATAAAAGCAGCATTTGAGCTAACTGAAAAAGAAAGAAGATAA
- a CDS encoding UDP-glucose/GDP-mannose dehydrogenase family protein, protein MKVAIIGTGHVGLITGVCFADIGNDVICVDNDDNKIAMLKKGELPIYEPGLKELLNKNKRRITFTTSIKTGIQDTPVIFICVGTPTRASGDADLSSVENVITQIAESMKEYKLVVEKSTVPVQTGIRIKQLMNSKVKKGIKFDVASNPEFLREGNAIYDFMHPDRIVIGVESDTAKKLLFDLYEPIKAPILVTDIESAELIKHASNSFLAMKVSFINAVSRICELSGADIDKVAKGIGLDHRIGHEFLNAGVGFGGFCFPKDLKAFRRISQKLGYEFELLDIVEKINELAKANFVSKVEDILWNLAGKTIGILGLAFKPNTEDMRYAPSIDIIHMFQNGGAKIKVYDPQAMPVAKKLLKDVVYCKDPYEVAEGADCLCIITEWNEFKKLDLTRIKSLLKSPIIIDGRNIFDRKSIEALGFVYKGIGR, encoded by the coding sequence ATGAAAGTAGCGATTATCGGGACAGGGCATGTAGGTTTAATAACAGGTGTATGTTTTGCAGATATAGGGAATGATGTTATCTGTGTAGACAATGATGATAATAAAATTGCTATGCTCAAAAAAGGTGAGCTTCCAATATATGAACCTGGCCTAAAGGAGCTTTTAAATAAGAACAAGAGAAGGATAACATTTACCACATCGATAAAGACTGGAATACAAGATACACCTGTAATATTTATCTGTGTCGGCACTCCTACCAGAGCTTCTGGTGATGCTGACCTCTCTTCAGTTGAGAATGTGATAACCCAAATTGCAGAGTCTATGAAAGAGTATAAGCTTGTAGTAGAGAAGAGTACTGTGCCTGTACAAACTGGAATAAGAATAAAACAGCTAATGAACTCAAAGGTCAAAAAAGGAATTAAGTTTGATGTAGCCTCTAATCCTGAGTTCCTGAGGGAAGGTAATGCAATTTATGACTTTATGCATCCTGATAGAATTGTGATAGGAGTGGAGAGTGATACTGCAAAGAAGCTATTGTTTGACCTTTATGAGCCAATAAAGGCACCTATTTTAGTAACAGATATTGAATCTGCTGAGTTGATAAAGCATGCCTCCAATTCTTTTCTTGCAATGAAGGTATCATTTATAAATGCAGTATCAAGAATTTGTGAGCTTTCAGGTGCTGATATTGACAAAGTTGCCAAAGGTATAGGGCTTGACCATAGGATTGGACACGAATTTCTAAATGCAGGTGTAGGGTTTGGTGGTTTTTGTTTTCCAAAAGACTTGAAGGCATTTAGAAGAATATCACAAAAGTTGGGCTACGAATTTGAGCTACTTGATATAGTAGAAAAAATAAATGAATTGGCGAAAGCTAACTTTGTATCCAAAGTAGAAGACATACTCTGGAATTTAGCAGGTAAGACAATTGGAATCTTAGGGCTTGCTTTTAAACCAAATACAGAAGATATGAGGTATGCTCCATCTATTGACATAATCCATATGTTCCAAAATGGAGGTGCTAAAATAAAAGTGTATGACCCGCAAGCAATGCCAGTAGCCAAAAAACTACTTAAAGATGTAGTTTATTGCAAAGACCCATATGAGGTAGCTGAGGGTGCTGATTGTCTTTGCATTATTACTGAGTGGAATGAATTTAAAAAATTAGATTTAACTCGTATAAAGTCGTTACTTAAGTCTCCTATTATAATAGATGGCAGAAATATCTTTGACCGGAAGTCAATTGAAGCACTTGGTTTTGTTTATAAAGGAATAGGTAGGTAA